One Miscanthus floridulus cultivar M001 chromosome 11, ASM1932011v1, whole genome shotgun sequence DNA window includes the following coding sequences:
- the LOC136494537 gene encoding pentatricopeptide repeat-containing protein At1g64580-like, with translation MPAGTWPAAAAATSAPVSAVVRAAMRKLGGLLPRAHRPHCTTAAPDAAAVTPTSSHTLHDYNRLLAALARDGDGDAALRVLRRMRLSSPACAPTAASYTSAMSALAKAGRPADAASLFDDMLANGGVPDRAAFSLLLHVYSSHLHLPAAAHSVLLWMTGLGLPPTPIDYTDLIFSFCRAGRLDNALQLLDEMRALNYPLTPHTFAPILKAVCDNADIQEADALISSMRSSGCLPDVVIYNIYIQGLCKIGNFDAVERVIYESARNGWEPDAVTYSTYIVGLCRSGYIEEAFRQLETMVAKGLQLTVVGLNILLDHVAQNLDMWVGKEVLERCQELGFVVDVVTYNTVMDHFCKKGKWLRVLKLFTDLLKKPITLNVQTYNILISCLCRAGKFEFAKYVFSSKGFVADTVTCNILIHEFYEAGKEGELVFLFADVNAGKIAPDTITYNTLVDCLFRSGRRSQAVNFVRHIDGGYPTEPVAHLTYWLVRSGNIREALRLFDDIQIKGLVLDCRIFGNVIKAFCRKGPTECTDMSQLCFVLDRMLGIG, from the coding sequence ATGCCCGCCGGCACATGGCCGGCCGCAGCCGCAGCTACCTCCGCCCCGGTGTCAGCCGTGGTGCGCGCGGCCATGCGCAAGCTCGGCGGTCTCCTCCCCCGCGCGCACCGCCCGCACTGCACCACGGCGGCCCCAGACGCCGCCGCCGTCACGCCGACGTCGTCGCACACCCTCCACGACTACAACCGCCTCCTGGCAGCGCTCGCGCGGGACGGTGACGGCGACGCGGCGCTCCGCGTGCTCCGCCGCATGCGCCTCTCGTCGCccgcgtgcgcgcccaccgccGCCTCCTACACCTCCGCCATGTCGGCGCTTGCCAAGGCCGGTCGCCCCGCCGACGCCGCGTccctcttcgacgacatgctcgcCAACGGCGGCGTCCCCGACCGCGCCGCCTTCTCCCTCCTCCTGCACGTCTACTCCTCCCACCTCCACCTTCCCGCCGCCGCGCACTCCGTGCTCCTCTGGATGACCGGACTCGGCCTCCCGCCGACCCCCATCGACTACACCGATCTCATCTTCTCCTTCTGCCGCGCTGGTCGCCTCGACAACGCCCTGCAGCTGCTCGACGAAATGCGCGCTCTCAATTACCCGCTGACACCACATACATTCGCCCCGATCCTCAAGGCAGTCTGCGATAATGCCGACATCCAGGAAGCTGACGCGCTCATAAGCTCCATGCGCTCCTCTGGTtgcctccctgatgtcgtcaTCTACAATATATACATCCAGGGGTTGTGTAAGATCGGGAATTTTGACGCTGTCGAGAGGGTTATTTATGAGAGTGCCCGGAATGGGTGGGAACCAGATGCAGTCACATACAGCACCTACATTGTTGGGCTTTGCCGCTCTGGATACATTGAGGAAGCATTTCGGCAGCTGGAAACTATGGTAGCAAAGGGACTACAGCTGACAGTAGTTGGTTTGAACATACTGTTGGACCACGTTGCCCAGAATCTTGATATGTGGGTAGGCAAGGAGGTCCTGGAGCGGTGCCAAGAGCTGGGCTTTGTGGTCGATGTTGTGACATACAACACAGTCATGGATCATTTCTGCAAGAAAGGGAAGTGGCTGCGTGTCCTAAAGTTGTTCACGGATCTGCTCAAGAAACCAATAACACTCAATGTGCAGACATACAACATTTTGATTTCATGCCTATGCCGAGCTGGCAAGTTTGAGTTTGCCAAGTATGTGTTCAGCAGCAAGGGGTTCGTGGCAGACACTGTGACTTGTAACATTCTGATCCATGAGTTCTATGAGGCCGGAAAGGAAGGTGAGCTTGTTTTTTTGTTTGCTGATGTGAATGCTGGGAAGATTGCCCCAGATACCATCACATACAATACACTGGTTGATTGTCTCTTTAGGTCTGGGAGGAGGTCGCAGGCTGTCAATTTTGTTAGGCATATCGATGGTGGCTACCCTACGGAGCCCGTTGCCCATTTGACATATTGGTTGGTTAGGAGTGGAAATATACGTGAGGCATTGAGGCTGTTTGATGATATCCAAATAAAAGGACTGGTTTTAGATTGTAGGATTTTTGGTAATGTGATCAAGGCATTCTGCAGGAAGGGTCCAACAGAATGCACAGATATGTCACAATTGTGCTTTGTATTGGATAGGATGCTTGGAATTGGGTAA